CCGTGCTCAAAAATGAACTCAATTGCAACATCCCGAAGTAAAAATGGGCGCTTAATCAAAATCACTAATTTTGCAAGTTCCCATGAAATTATTAATCTCTCTTTTTCATTTTTGATTGATGACTCTGTTGTACCTGCTATCAGACGTGCTGTGACATCACGCGCTGAAGATGGAACATCTGCTAAGTTACAAACTTTCTTCTCCTTAGATGAAAAGATATAATTTTCGATGAAGTAAAGATGGTAAGACCCCAACACTAATATTCCTTCCGTTAAATTGAGTCCTGTTATTCTGGTGCAATTCCATATTCGCCTAATGTTATCGCCGCTTTTTAAACTTCTTAGAACTTTGCGGTTATTATCCTCAGTATCTTTATTGGCAATATCAAGCTTCTCTATATCTGGAACCAATTTAGAAGGCACTATTCCGCCATGGTAGTATTTTATTTGATTTGATTGACTATTAGGCGTTATAGTCCTGTCAGTTACCAGTTGTTGATTGTCGCTATTTTCAAGTGGATTGAGGTATAATGAAACCAGCCGCTTTTTCATACGATTATAGTCTTCACATGCGTCCAAAGACCATTCTTGTCTGAAAGTGCTGCTAAACCCATGAAGCTTTTTGAACTTTTCGGTATCAAGTTTCAAATCATTCATCTTTTGATGAGAATGGATCAGATCTCCTTCAAGATCATTAATAAAATTTAAAACTCTTTTCGACTCACTTTTCACTATTTTCTGTGCAAATAAAGCGTTATCTTTCTTGAAGATGTTGTAAATATTCTGCGTTTCAATCAAAACGTTCTCCATAACACTTGACTTTATTTGCAGCAAGGATTCATACGCTGCGCCTTTGGAAGAAAATTCATTACTATCATTCATAGTCACCTTTTTAACAAGTGTATTCTGAAGGAATTCCGAATAAATGGGATCAAAGCTAGCCGTTGCTTTAGGTGACTGTAAACTTCTAATTACCTCATCGTCATTTGACGCCATAATTTGAGAAAGATACCCAGAGATTGTTTCTCTGTGCGACCGACTTAAAATATATGCAACCGAACGCAATTTACCTTCATGATGAACTATTATGGTCCTTAAACAGCTGACGGCTAATACCACATTTTCATTTCCGGGAAGCTTTTGGATACAATATATCAAAAATACCATACATATAGATGAAAAATCCTTTTCAACTTTACTGGTTTTCATTCCAAATAATGCTTCTTGAAAAAACAGTAGTCTCTTAAGGAATTCAGTCCATTGCACTTCAGATAACCCTAGCTGCTGATTCATAATTAGATATAGGAAGTTGTACATCACAGATTGCACAAGTTGGATAAGCTTACTAACATCGGATTGTTTCGGGTTAGTAATGCTGCAATCCTTTACAACATCTAATAAGGTCAGTCCACACTTTTGTAGCCTCAAATATTCCTCTGGATCGCGTAAAAATGAACATAATAAAGCCtgaacttcttcaaaaatACCTATAATATTCTTAAATACTGAGGGCGTTTGTTGAAGTTGAGCTTCTAAGATAAATTGCGGCTCTAGAAACTTCTCCAAAACAATAGGAAGAATTTCCATACAAATAAATGGCTTGATGTAGTTAATATGCTTGTTGGAGGTCTTCTTTCCAGTGTAGGGTTCATTCGCACCTTTCATGGATAAAATTCCGCGCAAGTAATCTAAAAAGACTAAACTGTGATCTTGCTTTACGTGTCGCAGAACATTATTTGCCATGAACTCAACTATGCAGGCCGCTGACTTGCGATGTAAGTGCTTATGCGGTGAGGCTTGTAAACTAACCAATAAATTTGAAAGATGCTCAGTCAAAGGGGATGCATTAGGGTCAAATAATAGAGTTTCAAAGTTTCCTCCATTTGCGGATTCTTTTAACATGGAAATATATGAGCAAATGCTAGATTCTAAGCGTTCGATAACAGCTTCTTCAACTCCACGATCAACAAAATGTTGGAAGAAAGAGAGTATCAAAGCATGGACTTCAATTGCTATATGGGAAATATCCGTTCCTTCCAGGTGAGCTGTTCTATCATAATCTGGACTATTTGGATCAATCGCCTGGCCTACTGATATCGAAAACAGCAGTTTCACGATCTTCTCAAGTCTAAAATAAGCAGTGGACTTTAAAATCGACAATAACAGCAAATATCCACCACTTTTTGCAAAGGACTTATGAGCGCTATGCTGGATTGAAAGGCATTTAAAGAGGAGCGAAAGGCCTGTTACAGTTAGAGATTCACCGATGGATCCCTCATTTATTATTACCATGAGAATTTTAAGTGGAATTGAGTTGCATATTTTTCCCACCATAATTTGGTCATCTTCTTTTAGAGCTTTTAGGAGTACTTTATCAATTGAATTGAGCACAATATCCGCACTCTCAAAATGGTAGCTTTTCAGCTCGTAGTATACAAAATGTAAAAGATATGCAATATCCTTATGGGTTAAATCAGTCTGTAGTAAAGATGCATAAAAGTTTACCAAATCCGGGCGTAAATTGTTAATAATATTTTGTTTCCCTGCTTCAGAGTAAAGCAAATGCTGTTGGATAGTAAACGCTTCAATTATTTTCAAATCCTTTATCTGCAATTTATTGTATTCACTATAGTTGGAGTGTTGTATCCAATCAGTCTGGAATAGCAGAAACCTTAAAATCTCACATTGTTCCTGTGATATAGATGCTCCATTCGCCCATAACCCTAAATTCATAACTAGCTTCTTGTATGCATCTTTATTTGATATCATTGATAATGACGGATCATCGTTACGCCAGCCGCAAAAACCTAGGATTAAATTTAAGAAATCAATTGACATGGCAGTTCCAGATTTCTCTGATAAACTACCAGTTAACAAGTGACTTAATAGCGTATATCCAAACTCTGATTCAAATTGTCTTTTCAAACTTCTACACTTtagtaaaataaaaagaTGTTCTAGCAGCCCATAGATAAAGCCCACCTCGCTTGCTTCCCATATGAGAATGATAACTATTCTCAACGCAAATATGGCGTTCATGTTCGATAAAATATCACTGCTTTTATAATAGAGACACTTGCTGTACTCAGCAGCATTATCATCGGATAGTGAAAGCGTATAGCTAGCAGAGTCTCTCTCTAACGTAGCAATCCACGTCCTAGCTAGCCGGTCATCTAATATATTACTTTCCGCAAGACTCCTGAATTGAGTATAATCTACCATGTGTTGTGTTCCTCCCAAAGCCAGGTTTTCGTAAAAAGGAGCCCAATCTTCATTCACACACCATAGTAGTCCCATCTTATGAATCAGCTTTAGCATTGAACCCGAAAGATCATTTTTCCATATAGTGATTCTGTAAAGCTTAAACGATGAATTTGTTGAGCCAAGCTCCAACCTGTCAAATACATTAATTTCGCTCTGTATTAGGTTTACAGATTGTACGTTGTTACCATCAATGTTAAGAGTTAATTGAATACCGTCAAATACAAGTGCCACATGATAAATTGTCAATAGGGAGAAGTCAAACGCATCGAACATGGCTATGATAAACTCATCATTTGTAACATAAAGTACGCCTTCTTTTACTTCGACGCATATATTGCCCGCAATAGTCAGGATTCGGTTCGAGCTTACATTCAACAACTCTAACCATATATCTATAGTGAATGACGTTAATCCTGTTTCCAGGAAAAACATATAATAACAATTCTCAAATTGAAGGTAGGATTGTAAGTACGGCTCCGTTAGCCCTTCCGCAAGGTGGTTCAATACATTAAGTTTTGAAGACCTATTACTATCAATATCCGTGTATAAAATAAGTAAATCAATCGGATTTGCTGATACTGAAAGAACATCATAATAGAGCTCCCTTAGTCTTATCAATACGATTTCATCTTCACACGTATCGAGCCTTAATTTTAAATCGCCTTTAAGCCCGAACTCATTTGCAAATAACTGTTTATTGAGAAGTGAGTTACTTATCAGCAATATCACAAGTTGTAGTGCAACTGCATAACCCGTTCGAGTGCTCTCATCGTACTCATACTTTATAAATTCTCTCCAAGCATCATAATTATTTTTGAAGTCCCTTACCGCGGCTCCCAAATTAGTAAGCTTCTCAGCAAACTCGAGTTCAATGTATTCTCTGATTGAATCCTTTGTATTCCCGTCAATGTGGAGATTTGTTAATAGCTCACGTAAAATATGTTGTTTTGATTCTCCTTCGCCCTTCTCGAAGCTCAAATCAAGCAATTCATCCAGCAGCTCGGCCAAATTTCTGGTACCATTAACCATTAGTTGCTATCAAAATAGTTTTCTGAAAGTTCATGCGGTTCGGTGGGATTGTTTAATCGCTTTTAATCGTGGCATAAATATGTAGAATTCAATCAAGGGATAAAATACTAAAAGCGGTTACTTTAGCCGCACGAGCAATGAATTACAAAGCAAAATTAAAATGTCGGAATAAATCATAGCAAAGTGTCCTCAACTACCTTTTTATATTTAATGAAGCTACAGTTACATAAAAGCTGAACACCTATTTCCCGTACTGTTCCTTAACCTTGGTTAACTTCTGTTCTCTAACGGCCTGCGCAACTTCCGGATCGAATTTCTCCACCAAAATCGGAAGCAGCATCAAGGCGATTATCGTAATAACTGCCGCCAATTTGTATTTGGAGTTCACTATACTGGCAAGTGGACCGCTACTGAACATGCCAGGATTCCTTGAAACGTAATATGACCTCCAGGGCACCGCTTGTACGTATGTTATAACAATATCCGGGTCAACATCTAGCTTCTGTAATTCATCCGGATATATAATGTCAGGAGATGGAAAATGCTCCTTTCCAAATATATTTTGATAAGCATTGATGGTAACATTGTTCTCATTGCCATTGTTGATAATCTCTATCAGTACTCTATTAGGCTTTAAATTGTAGTCTAGTGATTGCGGCACCAGCTGATAATATGTAGGAGTGCTACCAGCCTCAATAGGCACATCTGTAAATTCAAAGTGGCCATGTATATCTTTCAAATACGCCTGAGCCTTGTATGGAGTCCCTGTGATATTTCCGACTTGATACAGTTTAAAACTAGATCGAACAACAGTCTCATGAGTGATATCTTTAGGTGATATGTCTAGCCTGCCTTTAATTGTAACGGCAGAGCATAGGAATGGTATAAACGCAAGCAGGTATAGGACGTTGAACATCGTATTGACACCGTACATCACCAATTAGCCCACGAAGTTTATATAGTACCGAAAACCCTATAATATCCAAGGTACTAATGAAATTACTGGTTACCCGGTCTTATGTTTTATGGTTAAATAAATTTTTTCACTGGTAATCTGTTAATCTACTTAGCACTGTTAGTTCAGGTTTGTTTTAATACCCTGTACATTCCAAGAACAGGTATTATTGTAGTGGATTTGTGACGGTGTTTATTGCCAATCTTTCAGACAATATCTTCTCTACAACCTGTTCGAGATCAACGTTTTATTAGCCTGCCACGGTATTTGGATCCTACACGAATTACACCACGTGCATGTTCCTCATATGGGGCCTTACATATGTATTTACAAACCAACCAAGTAGAAACGTAGTTATGAAGGCCTTTAGTGCGAGTATCCAATCGTAAATAATCCACTCACTTAGTGAATAGCTTTCTGGCATAAGGGTTACGGCACGGGAGCCGCCGACAGGGCGAATGGTCTTGTGACTGTTAAGATGTATGGGTTCCGCACCCATACATTTGAATTTTGATTTTTCCTTCCCCCCCCCCGATGCGGACTCTGTGAAAAAACCAAAACTATAAAACTGAAATCTTGAGCAACTGTAGCGTTCTGAACATTCAAGTAACCAACGAAATCATCCAGAATGGCTAAAGGTACGTGAGGGGTGGTATCCTGCTTAAAACCGTTTAGTTGTTCATAAGAAAACCATTAATGGCTTTTTCAATTTCCTGTTAAGGTGAGTTTGGCGCATCGTGATCTTAAGCATCGTTTTACGGATAAAACAACTGTTTATAGTCGAGTCCCCATTGGGAGTGTTGAGAGATGTTTTGGACTTCATGTTCACTGCGTGGGCAAGTCCAAGACTGTAAAGTAGCTGTTGCATAGCACCAGCGAAATTTGAATCTCTCATTTGCTGTGAAAAGCCGCTTCATATAATGCGCGTGTCTCAGGTATATGCAGTGCTTATGATCAGGATTGTTCACGTCGTATTCACAGTCGAAATCTGCTAGTGAGCCAATGAGCACATTGCAACTATTGCAGAAGAATAGTCAGCTGTTTTTTTTAAGAACTAACTAGATAGGTTGCTCCGTGGAGTCTCCATTTACTAACTAAACGATTAACAGACATGGCTCAAAACCGTGACGCTTCCCAAGTTTTTGGTGTTGCTAGAATCTACGCTTCTTTCAACGACACTTTCGTCCACGTGACTGATTTGTCCGGTAAGGAAACCATCGCCAGAGTTACTGGTGGTATGAAGGTCAAGGCTGACAGAGATGAATCTTCTCCATACGCTGCGATGTTGGCTGCTCAAGACGTTGCGGTTAAGTGTAAGGAAGTCGGTATTACCGCTGTCCACGTCAAGATCAGAGCTACTGGTGGTACCAAGACCAAGACTCCAGGTCCAGGTGGTCAAGCCGCTTTGAGAGCTTTGGCTAGATCTGGTTTGAGAATCGGTCGTATCGAAGACGTTACCCCAGTTCCATCCGACTCTACCAGAAAGAAGGGTGGTAGAAGAGGTAGAAGATTGTGAATTCCTTGCAAGTTATCTTGTTTGGTTTTCAGCTTCCCACTTCTGTGCATATATAGCTCCTATACATGTATATCATATATTGTAACTCCACATCTTTTTTCAACCAAACTACTTTATTTCTGATCAGTTCTTTAAACGAGTTCTAATAGCACTATAATAATAAATGAATACACTGTTTGTATTAAATTACACAGTACACAACTCTATCTATGCACGCAAAGAGCAATAGTAGGTTTAGTAAACGAAACCCAAGATTTTACCAGCAACGTGCTTTCTGTGAGCCTCTTCGTGGTCCATAATACCTGCAGAGGTGGTCAAAATAACGTAACCGAATTGTCTAGCTGGCAACAAGTTCGCAGTCCACTTTTCCATATCGTTAATCTTAACGTTGAATCTTGGGGAAATGACACCACACTTGTTCAATCTACCGTTTAATTGAACAACAATCTTACCAGATCTGTGGTCATCAATGTATTCGAACTCACCAATGTAACCGTGCTTTTGCATAACTTGCAAGAACTTGATGATCACCTTGGAGGATGGTCTGATCAAGACTTGACGCTTACCGGACTTTTCAGCGTTGTTGATGGCATTCAAAGCATCTGCTAGTACAGAGGTTCTGGTCATTGTTACTTGTTGATATTCCTAAAACAAAAATTCGAATAGCCTATTAAACCTCTAACCAAGTAATGATGGATATTGCAAAATTCATGTCATGTTACCTGTAAAAGAAGCGTGAGTTTAGCGCGTATAGCGAAAATCGAAAATTTCACGGTAAACCGAATGACTGTTGTCCGTAGTAGTGTAATGTATGGGTTTACATGCTGTCTTTCAAAGGCTCCAAAATGGGGTGTGTGGGTGTGTGGTGTTTTGCGTCGCTTAATGCCCTCCGAGTTTTCTACTCGCAGGGTGGCGCCAGTTTGTATGGCATCTGCTAACTAAAAAACAAGATACTGAAGTGAGTTTGCCACCATAATTAGCGCGAAAGCACAGTAAAGACAATAATCAAAGATGGCTGTATGTTAGAAGTGTTAAGAAGTGTTAATCAACTGGTTGCGGGCAACTCAAATGTACTAAGGAACGGCCGGTGTTGACTGCTGACGGTCGACTTATGGGTGATTGTCGCATAAGCGTCACATAGACATTGAGTGCTGCAAGAAAGATTACAGAGAGGGCTTATACTAACGATATTATTACAGGCTAAGAAGTCCTTCAAGATCAAGCAAAAGTTGGCTAAGGCTAAGAACCAAAACAGACCATTGCCACAATGGTTCAGATTGAAGACCAACAACACCATCCGTTACAACGCTAAGAGAAGAAACTGGAGAAGAACCAAGATGGGTATCTAAGCGAATTCCATGTCATGTGGTATTTCCTATGTACATTACCGCTTTGTTGAAATCGACTTTTTATCCCAGCTTGCTTGCTAGAACGGTAGCTTTTCTTTAACGGTATGCTTACTTTCTAGATTAGTGTAACTTTGTCTTTAATGGTATATTTGTGCAAATATATATCTCACTAATAAGCCTTTTTTTGGATATTAACTACATCTATTAGAGGAAGAAATATATGCTCTCAGAGAGATTCCCAATGTTCAAACCACCAATCATTAAAAATTTCAGATACTATCTAGCATAAGAAAGGTTTCACATACTCATCATTGCATATATTAATCTACCCTCTAAAATTTAAGAATTGGGCTTTTGTAGTATGTGTACGGTAGCCTGCCAATCCTCTGATTGGCTGATGTAGACTGCCTTTACCGTGCTAACCGCCCTTCAAGAACTTTAACAGCTGTTGCTGCTTGCTGGAGTATTGTGGGTGGGAAGTGGAAGTTGTATTTCTTCGCTTCTTAAGTActttttttattttcttcCTATAGGCAATCGCGATAAGTTAAGCAGCAAGGGAAATGAGGGCTTGCCAAAATACGTAGTAACAATCAGCTCCCAGGAGATCGGATTGAGGCCTTTCCCTGCCTAGTTGTGAGCGCTGGAGCTACTTAGCGGCTAAACCTATAGGTCACGTGCTTATATACAAAAATGGCGTCGACTGGCACCCCAGTAGCTACATTACGTCAAATTTATGGTGCAGACTGTGTATAGTGCGGGATTGGTGTACTATACTACCATATAGCTTTGAAATGTTTGAGTAGTATCCGTTCTCTCTACCGAAGATTTTTTTACGCTAATTGGCAACCCTTTAGGCCTAGACAGCAGAACATTTGGGTAGTAATGTAGTTAGAAGCCTTGAACACCAATTCATAGTTTGAAGATAAAAGAACTAGATAGGAGCCATCGTTTACGTCTTCTATTAGAAAGTCGCAATCGGTACTGCTCTAAGATCATAAATAAATTTCAGCATgttaaaaaaattttcataAGCAACATGAATTTAATACTTGAAGAACCTTTTTGATTTAACAAAAAATCAGACATATACACTAGTCCTTCAATTAAATTTGGTTATTTTTACCTAATAAGAACCAGTATTAATTGCACTAATAATTTTAAGACATAATGCCACCAAAGAAGCAAGTTGAAGAGAAAAAGGTTTTATTGGGCCGCCCTGGTAATAACTTAAAAGCTGGTATTGTCGGTTTAGCGAACGTTGGTAAATCAACTTTTTTCCAAGCAATTACAAGATGTCCATTGGGTAACCCAGCCAACTATCCTTTCGCTACTATTGATCCAGAAGAGGCTCGTGTTATTGTCCCATCTCCAAGATTTGAGAAATTATGTGAAATCTATAATCCTGCTTCTAAAGTTCCAGCTCATTTGACTGTTTATGATATTGCAGGTTTAACCAGAGGTGCAAGTAAAGGTGAAGGTCTAGGTAACTCTTTCTTGTCCCACATTAGAGCTGTTGATTCCATCTATCAAGTTGTTCGTTGTTTCGACGATGCTGAAATTATCCATATCGAAGGTGACGTCAATCCAGTTAGAGACTTGGAAATTATCAACACCGAATTGAGATTAAAGGATATTGAATTCGCCAACAAACATTTGGAGGCTATTGATAAGATAACAAAAAGAGGTGGTCAATCCCTTGAAGTTAAGCAAAAGAAGGAAGAGGCTATCCTAGTGAAGAAGATTATTGAGTTGTTAGAATCCGGCCAAAGGGTTGCAAACCAATCGTGGTCTCCTAAGGAAGTTGAGATCATTAACTCAATGTTTTTGTTGACTGCCAAGCCATCTATTTACTTGATCAATCTCTCTGAGAAAGATTTCATCAGGAAAAAGAACAAGCATTTGTTGAAAATCAAGGAGTGGGTTGACCAATACTCTCCTGGCGATTTGATCATCCCATTCTCTGTCTGCTTCGAAGAGAGACTATCTCACATGTCCCTTGAAGAGGCTGACGAGGAATGTAAGAACTTGGGTGTCCAATCTGCTTTGCCAAAAATCATCACTACAATGAGAGAAAAGCTAGAGTTGATTTCTTTCTTCACATCTGGTGCTGACGAAGTTAGAGAATGGACCATTAGAAAGGGTACTAAGGCCCCACAGGCTGCTGGTGTCATCCACAATGACCTAATGAACACCTTTATTTTGGCTCAGGTTATGAAGTACGAAGATGTTGTGGAATACAAAGATGACAATGCTATTAAAGCTGCAGGTAAGATGCAACAAAAAGGTAAAGAGTACGTTGTAGAAGACGGTGATGTTATCTACTTCAGAGCAGGTGCTGGTAAGAACTAATCCTCATTGACTCATATGAATTCATGTACTCGACTTATAAATAGCCATTATGATAGTCGCTTTATACAACTCTTGGAACTCTTTCTTAAGTAATTCAGTTAAAGATGTGACCTAGAAATAAACAGCCACGTTATATACAAGAGCTACATCGCTAGCAATTAGTTAAATAGGAAAGAATACCATTTCTCTTTTCTTTTAACACGCTCAGCTTGGGGAACAAACGCTTTAACATGTTCTTCAATCCTAGCAATACCTGTTTTCTCATCATACTGTCTTCCTAGGACATCAATAAATTTACCTTCTGGGTCCATCAAATAGAAGAATATAGAATGGTCCACCAAGTAGTCCTGACCAGGCTTAATATTTGGTGGGGTTGAAAAGTAAACTCTATATTGTTTGCATGCGTTCTTTACTTGCTCGTAAGTACCGGTCAACCCGATAATATCAGGGTGAAATTCGCTCAAATATTGTTTCAAAATCTCAGGTGAGTCTCTAGCGGGATCGCAAGTAATAAATATTGGCTTTAGTTCAATTCCCTTTTGCTTTAAACCATCTAGCCATAGAGATAACTTGTCTAATTCATCAGGGCAGATATCAGGACAACGACTAAAACCAAAATAAATAATGGAAAACCCACCTAGAAGATTCTTCTCAGTAAATTCATTTCCATTGAAGTCCACTAATTCAAATGGTCCACCGACAGCAGGCTTACCATATCCTCTGTTAGCTTCTGCTTCCTTTTCTGTTTCTAAtctcttcttctcttttcTAAAGTAGTATACCAAGACACCTCCGATAGCGAATGACAGAAGTAAACCTTTCCATGTATCAAACTCAATAGAGCCAGCTTTGTTCACTTTACTAGGAGGTTCTTTGCTTCCTATAGGAATTCTACTTAGGGGTCTTTTCGTGGAAGGCTCTTTTGTTGGTGTCTGAAGTCGAGGCTGAACCGTTGAGAAAAACTTTTGCGATAGTACCGGATAGTAGAGTGATCTACTTAAATTGAGCGTAGCGCCTGTAATGAGTTTGGTCCTCGAGAGCATCTTGAGTTACTTCAGTATTCTTCTCGTAACTTAAATTCTTAGTGAGCAGTTGATTGTCACAATCTAGTGTAAAAAATTGCTTAGCCTTTTAACCAGCTGCTACTGTACGACAAAGTCCTGAAAACCATAATATATACACATAAGAAAGCTATTCAAGTTGAGGGCGTTCAATTGATTCTTCTAGTTCTATATATCGTAGGGGCATTATCTTGTTAACCTTTTTAAGATGGTTCGGTCTTCTTAATATACTGAGGTGTATCAAGAATACCTTCTAAAATGTCGTTATTCAATAAAAGAATACCAATATGGGAAATTTAAATGGTTCCAAATATGGTTTTGCTTCAGATCGAAGAAATTCATGAGTCAATAGTATTGcttatattattattcttCAATTTCAGAGTTTCCAAATGTATGTTTACTTTATGCCCAAAAGAGTATATTACCATTTTACATTAAAATGCAAGGACGAAGTACGTAAAGAAAAAGTGTTCTTTGATGCTTTCATTTAGAATTGGTCGTCAGCTTACTTTCGATTGGCAGTTAGTTTGATTCGCTTTGTAGCATAACGGAATGACGGTAAACCCCTTCCTTAATGATGAAATAACACCTCCGGCATCACCTGCAGAAAGAAGAGCATTTATTAATAACGCTAATCCAGGTGGACTAAGGTATAACTCCCCCACAATTCCACCTGTTTTGCCAAATGCTCACCTTTCACCTCATCGTGCGCCATCCTCCCCATCCAGGGCGGCTGCAAGGTACTCTCCTCAGAGATCTAGTATATTCAATGCTGAAAGTCCTCATGCGGTAACCGCCAATAACAGGTATGAAGCTAATATGTTACAATCACCTTATAGAAAGCAGCATGCGGTCGTTAATATTtcagatgatgaagatgacgatGATTCTATATTCTTTGGAAGCCCATTGCGCAATAATCTTACCGCTTCCTTTAAAAGTTCTACTGACCGATCGACTTCTGATTCTGCCAATATTAATGTAGATACAGAGAGTACCCTTTCCGGGGATACCATTGGAAGCACAATTTTTCAACTGAACCACCCTAGAAGGGAATACACTAGGCGCTATCAATCAGAGGTAAGAAAAGCCCCTCCTCCAGAGAAGCGGAAGAATATATTGACATTAGACAATCCAATCCCCAGTGGCTTATTAGGAATTTTGCCGTGTGGTAATTCTCATGAATTTTCTGAGATGAGATACACAGCCTGTACAAGTAATCCTGACGACTTTGTAGAAGAGGGCTACACCTTAAGAATGGCCGAAATGAATAGAGAGTGTCAGGTCGTTATATGTGTTACGCTTTTTGATGAAGACAAATACAGCCTTGCAACCACGTTACACTCTATCCAAAGAAATGTTGCTCATTTATGTAAACGTAGCAAGTCATCCGTTTGGGGTAAGAATGGGTGGAAAAAGATTCAGGTAGTAATTGTAAGTGACGGCAGGTCACACATTTCTAACGGTACGCTGGATTATATGAGTGCGCTAGGAGTGTATCAAGAGGATATGGCTAAGTCATCTGTTAATGGTCAACCTGTCCAGGCGCATATTTTTGAATTGACCACACAGGTATCAATAGATGAGACACTAAATTACAAAAGTGGAAGTGTGGTACCCTGCCAAATTGTGTTTTGTTTAAAAGAGCAACGAGTGAACAAGATAAATTCGCATAGGTGGCTTTTTAATGCATTTTGCCCAATTTTAGATCCTAGAGTTGTCATCTTAGTTGATGTCGGCACAAGGCTAAATGATACGGCAGTATATCATTTATGGAAAGTGTTTGATCTGGATTCTAatgttgctgctgctgctggtCAAGTTACTACTGTGAAGGGCAAACTTGGTTACAAATTGCTCAATCCGTTGGTGGGTGCACAGAACTTCGAGTATAAAATGTCAAATATCCTCGATAAGCCGGTAGAAAGCGTCTTTGGATATCTTTCAGCTCTACCAAGTGCCTTATCAGCCTACAGGTATATTGCTTTAAAAAATCATGCAGACGGATCAGGACCTTTGAGCTCCTATTTCCTTGGTGAGAAACTTGATAGCAAGGTAAAGAATATTTTTACAGCCAATATG
This window of the Eremothecium sinecaudum strain ATCC 58844 chromosome VII, complete sequence genome carries:
- the CHS2 gene encoding chitin synthase CHS2 (Syntenic homolog of Ashbya gossypii AEL190W; Syntenic homolog of Saccharomyces cerevisiae YBR038W (CHS2)); amino-acid sequence: MTVNPFLNDEITPPASPAERRAFINNANPGGLRYNSPTIPPVLPNAHLSPHRAPSSPSRAAARYSPQRSSIFNAESPHAVTANNRYEANMLQSPYRKQHAVVNISDDEDDDDSIFFGSPLRNNLTASFKSSTDRSTSDSANINVDTESTLSGDTIGSTIFQLNHPRREYTRRYQSEVRKAPPPEKRKNILTLDNPIPSGLLGILPCGNSHEFSEMRYTACTSNPDDFVEEGYTLRMAEMNRECQVVICVTLFDEDKYSLATTLHSIQRNVAHLCKRSKSSVWGKNGWKKIQVVIVSDGRSHISNGTLDYMSALGVYQEDMAKSSVNGQPVQAHIFELTTQVSIDETLNYKSGSVVPCQIVFCLKEQRVNKINSHRWLFNAFCPILDPRVVILVDVGTRLNDTAVYHLWKVFDLDSNVAAAAGQVTTVKGKLGYKLLNPLVGAQNFEYKMSNILDKPVESVFGYLSALPSALSAYRYIALKNHADGSGPLSSYFLGEKLDSKVKNIFTANMYLAEGRILCWELIAKRNSNWVLKYVKEARGQTSVPDTPASFISQRRRWLNGSMFAAFYALTHFPQIWYTRHSKTRKVFFHIKLLYQLYRMLHVWFSVANYYLIFYYLAGSVNQLIPHGDVLLTIFKYLFICGISAMFVVAMGNRPRAGSHLFVISMVLLAICSVYSLTCGIVFAIQSLKHHETPSSEFANNMISLLVTSVFYVASSFIYFDPWHIFTCTIQYLLMLPSFICTLQIFAFCNTDDYTWGTGCYIDDYGQDVVESKATIAEGPDGKQVVEGTEWPQDVDKKYQEIKLRLKNKEITETSYDEVQMKLDHYSDIRSRIVMFWMLSNLILVMTITEAYDVRQTTGNKYLAFILWSVTAFTAFQFLVSVIFVLMKAVRAIVAWKRKTEYEDNRFFSIFHKKTDF